A single window of Halanaerobiaceae bacterium ANBcell28 DNA harbors:
- a CDS encoding SBBP repeat-containing protein, with product MLKKQLMKFLNKSQPVTLTLESGCCNLTGYVLNVNDDHVVLLASNTDNSITCKDKIISKAKNYYKSIPLVFIKNQGQIDSSVNFYAQKGNKGIYFNKNKAMFTFIKASKQINKHFKDINSISDRLSSQATQNASKVTLALHFLNSNPQVEIKGDIEAEGKVNYFIGNDPSKWLSHLSTYEKVRYQELWSGIDLCFQDLNGELKYEFLLKPGANVNDIRLKYEGAKKLSLDEKGNLIIKHELAVLKDSKPISYQIINGEKKLIKCSYRLFSEKNSNAYCFSIEDEYDSSLPLIIDPGLDYSTYLGGSFTDLGYGIAVDNSESAYVTGFTGSSNFPTTEGAYGPNVGGSVFISKISPDGSSLEYSTYLGGNGSEEGLEIAVDNLGSAYVTGLTYSTNFPTTAGAFDTSYNGSSDAFVTKISPDGSNLDYSTYLGGSGQDYGYGIAVDDSGSAYVTGFTVSIDFPTTAGSFDTSYNGSFDAFVTKISPDGSSLEYSTYLGESNRDYGLGISVDNLGSAYITGFTYSTNFPTTAGAFDTTFNGSFDAFVTKLSPDGSSLDYSTYLVGIAPDQGWRIAVDKSGSAYVTGYTRSTDFPTTADAFDTSFNGDYDAFVSKISPSGSKLEYSTYLGGSNYDEGFGIAVDSSGSAYITGYTRSSDFPTTAEAFDNTINGDYDAFVSKISPSGSSLDYSTYLGGSESDQGSGIAVDNSGNAYVTGNTFSSNFPTTAGAFDTDYNDLGDVFVTKFNKIAAVTPTIYRKYYIRLDCITSIHFPGVES from the coding sequence GGGACAAATAGATTCTTCAGTAAATTTTTATGCTCAAAAAGGAAATAAAGGCATCTATTTTAACAAGAACAAGGCAATGTTTACTTTTATAAAAGCTTCAAAACAAATTAACAAGCATTTTAAAGATATAAATTCTATTTCTGATAGACTATCTTCACAAGCCACACAAAATGCTAGTAAAGTAACTCTTGCTTTGCATTTTCTTAATTCTAACCCACAGGTAGAAATAAAGGGGGACATTGAAGCTGAAGGTAAAGTAAATTATTTTATAGGCAATGACCCTTCTAAATGGCTCAGTCACCTTTCCACCTATGAAAAGGTAAGATATCAGGAGTTATGGTCAGGAATCGATTTATGTTTTCAAGATTTGAATGGTGAATTAAAATATGAATTTTTGCTAAAGCCAGGTGCTAATGTAAATGATATTCGTCTAAAATATGAAGGTGCAAAAAAATTAAGTCTTGATGAAAAAGGAAACCTTATTATCAAACATGAACTGGCTGTACTAAAAGATTCTAAACCAATATCTTATCAAATAATAAATGGTGAAAAGAAACTAATAAAATGCTCCTATAGGCTTTTTTCTGAAAAAAATTCTAATGCTTATTGTTTTTCAATTGAAGACGAATATGATTCCTCTTTACCTTTAATTATTGATCCTGGACTAGACTATTCAACCTACCTTGGAGGCAGTTTTACTGATCTTGGATATGGAATTGCTGTAGATAACTCAGAAAGTGCTTATGTAACAGGGTTTACCGGTTCAAGTAATTTTCCGACAACAGAAGGAGCTTATGGTCCTAATGTTGGTGGTAGTGTTTTTATAAGCAAAATCTCTCCCGATGGTAGCAGTCTGGAATATTCCACCTATCTGGGAGGGAATGGTTCAGAAGAAGGACTGGAAATTGCTGTAGATAACTTAGGAAGCGCTTATGTAACGGGGCTTACCTATTCTACAAATTTCCCAACAACAGCTGGAGCCTTCGATACTTCCTATAATGGGAGTAGTGATGCTTTTGTGACCAAGATTTCTCCTGATGGTAGTAACCTGGATTATTCCACTTACCTTGGAGGGAGTGGACAGGATTATGGATATGGAATTGCTGTAGATGACTCAGGAAGTGCCTATGTAACAGGGTTTACAGTATCTATTGATTTCCCGACAACAGCTGGATCCTTTGACACTTCCTATAATGGTTCTTTCGATGCTTTTGTAACAAAGATTTCTCCTGATGGTAGCAGCCTGGAATATTCCACTTATCTGGGAGAGAGTAATCGAGATTATGGACTTGGAATTAGCGTAGACAACTTAGGAAGTGCCTATATAACAGGGTTTACCTATTCTACAAATTTCCCGACAACAGCCGGAGCTTTTGATACTACCTTTAACGGTTCTTTTGATGCTTTTGTGACAAAACTTTCTCCTGATGGAAGCAGTCTAGATTATTCCACCTATTTGGTGGGAATTGCTCCAGATCAAGGATGGAGAATTGCCGTAGATAAATCAGGAAGTGCTTATGTAACAGGGTATACCCGATCTACTGATTTTCCAACAACAGCTGATGCCTTTGATACTTCCTTTAATGGGGATTATGATGCTTTTGTAAGCAAGATATCTCCTAGTGGTAGCAAGCTTGAATATTCTACCTATTTGGGAGGAAGTAATTACGATGAAGGATTTGGAATTGCCGTGGATAGCTCAGGAAGCGCTTATATAACAGGGTATACTCGATCATCTGATTTCCCAACAACAGCCGAAGCATTTGATAATACTATTAATGGGGATTATGATGCTTTTGTAAGCAAGATATCTCCTAGTGGTAGCAGCTTGGATTATTCCACCTATCTGGGAGGGAGTGAATCAGATCAAGGATCTGGTATAGCAGTAGATAACTCAGGAAATGCTTATGTAACAGGAAATACTTTTTCTTCAAACTTTCCAACAACAGCAGGAGCTTTTGACACTGATTATAATGATTTGGGGGATGTTTTTGTGACCAAGTTTAATAAAATAGCAGCAGTAACTCCAACAATTTATAGGAAGTATTATATTCGCCTGGATTGTATAACTTCTATACACTTTCCAGGAGTAGAAAGCTGA
- a CDS encoding Gfo/Idh/MocA family oxidoreductase, whose protein sequence is MDKVKIGIIGIGNMGSSHAKNILAGKVAGGELHAVCDINPARLEWAKNELGNNVKSYDNHDAFFADNQLDAVIIATPHYDHPSLAIRAFENDLHVLVEKPAGVYTKQVRKMNEAAEKSDKVFCIMYNQRTNPLFQKLKDLIESGELGEIKRTNWIITNWYRPQSYFDSGGWRATWEGEGGGTLLNQNPHNLDLWQWTCGMPVRVRAFCHFGKYHDIEVEDDVTAYVEYENGATGVYITSTADAPGTNRLEVTGDRGKIVIEDNKLTFWRLRTSEREFNKNFTGGFGQPESWKCDVPVQGKETAHLGIMNDWVDSILNGTELLAPGVEGIKGLMISNAMYLSSWNDDWVELPIDEDLFYEKLQERIKNSKFEKKFAGNKTLDVSGTY, encoded by the coding sequence ATGGATAAGGTAAAGATAGGAATAATTGGTATAGGAAATATGGGTAGTAGTCATGCCAAAAATATACTTGCTGGAAAAGTTGCTGGTGGGGAGTTGCATGCCGTTTGTGACATTAATCCTGCTAGACTAGAGTGGGCAAAAAATGAATTGGGCAATAATGTAAAAAGTTATGATAATCATGATGCCTTTTTTGCTGATAATCAACTAGATGCAGTCATTATTGCAACTCCTCATTATGATCACCCATCATTAGCGATAAGAGCTTTTGAAAATGATCTGCATGTATTGGTGGAAAAGCCAGCTGGTGTATATACTAAGCAGGTTCGAAAAATGAATGAGGCAGCAGAAAAAAGTGATAAGGTTTTCTGTATAATGTACAATCAACGTACTAATCCTCTTTTTCAAAAGCTCAAAGATCTGATAGAATCAGGAGAACTTGGTGAAATCAAAAGGACAAACTGGATCATTACAAATTGGTACCGACCTCAAAGCTATTTTGATTCAGGTGGTTGGAGAGCAACATGGGAAGGTGAGGGTGGTGGAACTTTGCTTAATCAAAATCCTCATAATCTTGATCTCTGGCAGTGGACATGTGGAATGCCAGTGCGTGTTCGTGCTTTTTGCCATTTTGGAAAATATCACGATATTGAAGTTGAAGATGATGTTACAGCATATGTTGAGTATGAGAATGGAGCAACAGGTGTTTATATAACTTCTACTGCTGATGCACCTGGAACTAATCGACTGGAGGTTACAGGGGATAGGGGCAAGATAGTAATAGAAGATAATAAATTAACTTTCTGGCGCTTACGTACTTCTGAAAGAGAATTTAATAAGAATTTTACTGGTGGCTTTGGTCAGCCTGAAAGCTGGAAATGTGATGTGCCTGTTCAAGGTAAGGAAACTGCTCATCTTGGTATTATGAATGACTGGGTTGATTCTATTTTGAATGGTACTGAGCTACTTGCACCTGGAGTTGAGGGAATTAAGGGTTTAATGATTTCTAATGCTATGTATCTTTCTAGCTGGAATGATGATTGGGTTGAGTTGCCTATTGATGAAGACTTATTCTATGAAAAACTTCAGGAAAGAATTAAAAACTCCAAGTTTGAAAAGAAGTTTGCTGGCAATAAGACTCTTGATGTATCAGGGACTTATTAA
- a CDS encoding endo-1,4-beta-xylanase: MLLRKSTHKNLFGKYPRYQIDGNFACTAGIAEMLLQSHEDGIHLLPAIPAAWTTGYVKGLRARGGFEVDIEWEDGELKEASIKSHSENLLVSLLVFTNNILADEVIDEREIPSLYEVFSEYFTIGAGVHPGRIDSKKDLILKHFNSLTATNQMKPDALQSREGDFNFGSADYIVDFAVENDMKVRGHTLVWHNQTPSWFFEDENGNRIDQKEEITEEERQMVIGRMENHINEVVGKYKGIVYAWDVVNEAIDGGTYRDSPWLTIIGEEYIAKAFEFAHAADPDAKLFYNDYNATDPGKRDTIIEMLESLIEDGVPIHGMGLQGHWNIHGPSIFRIRTAIDMYSSLGLEIQITELDISMFEWGDNRKLEEPTRRMLNMQRDRYKEIFELFREYSSVITNVTFWGVADTSTWLDNFPVEGRKEWPFLFDVNGEPKDSFWEVIDF, translated from the coding sequence TTGTTGTTAAGGAAGTCTACACATAAAAACTTATTTGGCAAATACCCAAGATATCAAATTGATGGTAATTTTGCTTGTACAGCTGGCATTGCTGAGATGTTACTGCAAAGTCACGAAGATGGAATCCATCTGTTACCAGCTATACCAGCAGCCTGGACTACGGGTTATGTTAAAGGACTGCGGGCTAGAGGTGGATTTGAAGTTGATATTGAGTGGGAAGACGGAGAACTTAAAGAAGCCAGTATTAAATCTCATTCTGAAAATTTATTAGTATCTTTACTAGTATTTACTAACAATATTTTGGCTGATGAGGTAATTGATGAAAGAGAGATACCCTCTTTATATGAGGTGTTTAGTGAATATTTTACTATAGGAGCAGGAGTTCATCCTGGCAGAATAGATTCCAAAAAAGATTTAATTCTAAAGCATTTTAACAGCCTTACTGCTACAAATCAGATGAAACCAGATGCCTTACAATCTCGGGAAGGAGATTTTAATTTTGGGAGCGCTGATTATATTGTGGATTTTGCGGTAGAAAATGATATGAAAGTAAGAGGACATACTCTTGTCTGGCATAATCAGACACCTAGCTGGTTTTTTGAAGATGAAAATGGAAATAGAATAGATCAAAAAGAAGAAATTACTGAAGAAGAACGTCAAATGGTTATTGGTAGGATGGAAAATCATATTAATGAAGTTGTTGGAAAATATAAAGGAATAGTTTATGCTTGGGATGTTGTTAATGAGGCTATTGATGGCGGAACATATAGAGACAGTCCCTGGTTAACTATTATTGGTGAAGAATATATTGCTAAAGCTTTTGAATTTGCTCATGCAGCAGACCCGGATGCAAAATTATTTTATAATGATTATAATGCAACCGACCCAGGAAAAAGAGATACAATCATTGAAATGTTAGAAAGCTTAATAGAAGATGGAGTTCCAATTCATGGAATGGGCTTGCAAGGTCATTGGAATATTCATGGACCTTCAATTTTTCGTATCAGAACTGCGATTGATATGTATTCTTCTCTTGGATTAGAAATTCAGATTACCGAACTTGATATTTCTATGTTTGAATGGGGAGATAACAGGAAGTTAGAAGAACCTACTCGGCGCATGTTAAATATGCAGAGAGATAGGTATAAAGAAATTTTTGAATTGTTTAGAGAATATAGTAGTGTTATTACAAATGTAACCTTCTGGGGTGTTGCAGATACTTCTACATGGTTAGATAACTTCCCTGTAGAGGGAAGAAAGGAATGGCCATTCTTATTTGATGTAAATGGTGAACCCAAAGATTCGTTTTGGGAAGTTATCGATTTTTAA
- the uxuA gene encoding mannonate dehydratase has protein sequence MKMTFRWYGDDDSVSLEQIKQIPGMHGIVSAIYDIPVGETWPIGRINKLKETVEGNGLELTVIESVPVHEDIKLGLDSKDMYIANYQQTLRNLGKAGIKVVCYNFMPVFDWTRSELEYELPDGSNALIYTEENVQKIDPLSGELELPGWDSSYTKDDLNDLMEKYHDLDEEKLWENLKYFLEKVIPVAEEFDIKMAIHPDDPPWSIFGLPRIITNKENLERLLNLYDSPNNGLALCTGSLGVNPDNDIPKLVRYFGAKERIHFAHIRNIKITGEKSFEESAHLSSAGSLDIFEILKAYHEVGFDGPLRPDHGRMIWGEEGRPGYGLYDRALGATYLNGIWEALNKS, from the coding sequence ATGAAAATGACTTTTAGATGGTATGGCGATGATGATTCAGTAAGCCTTGAGCAAATAAAACAAATACCAGGTATGCATGGAATTGTTTCGGCAATTTATGATATCCCTGTGGGAGAAACATGGCCCATTGGGAGGATTAATAAGCTTAAGGAAACTGTTGAAGGAAATGGACTTGAGCTAACTGTTATTGAGAGTGTACCAGTACATGAAGATATAAAATTGGGACTTGATAGTAAAGACATGTATATAGCAAATTATCAACAAACTTTGAGGAATCTAGGAAAAGCTGGTATAAAAGTGGTTTGCTATAACTTCATGCCTGTTTTTGATTGGACAAGATCAGAACTGGAATATGAATTGCCTGATGGATCAAATGCATTAATATATACTGAAGAAAATGTCCAGAAGATAGATCCTCTTAGTGGTGAACTTGAGCTTCCTGGTTGGGATAGCAGTTACACTAAAGATGACTTAAATGATTTAATGGAAAAGTATCATGACTTAGATGAAGAAAAGCTATGGGAAAACCTAAAATATTTTCTGGAAAAAGTTATACCTGTAGCTGAAGAGTTTGATATTAAGATGGCAATTCATCCCGATGATCCACCCTGGTCTATTTTTGGTTTGCCCAGGATAATAACTAATAAAGAAAACTTGGAGAGGCTTTTAAATCTATACGATAGTCCAAATAATGGACTTGCTCTTTGTACTGGATCTCTTGGTGTAAATCCAGATAATGATATTCCTAAATTAGTTAGATATTTTGGAGCTAAAGAACGTATCCATTTCGCTCATATTAGGAATATAAAAATAACTGGAGAAAAGAGTTTCGAAGAAAGCGCTCATTTAAGTTCTGCTGGTTCATTAGATATATTTGAAATATTAAAGGCATATCATGAAGTTGGTTTTGATGGCCCTCTAAGACCAGATCATGGTAGAATGATTTGGGGTGAAGAAGGGCGTCCTGGTTATGGACTTTATGATAGAGCATTAGGTGCTACATATTTGAATGGCATTTGGGAGGCGTTGAATAAATCTTAG
- a CDS encoding AraC family transcriptional regulator has protein sequence MENNNSRFDPLEKEIHGTHLKEVPYEMVPYHRHNGYEIYLFLKGNILYYIEDHCYNLEKGDLVILNKKEMHRAVPLDKNLYERISIYISETYINKLSSERTNLATCFNMRNAGENNLIRLSPAECLDFVKLADCLIEAEKENRFGDDILIRSCVEQLLLLTNKAYIKSNQISKSNYISNNVMPDLVKNVMKYIEENIQDDIRLDDISEKFYLSGTHISRKFKKHTGLTIRSYIVERRVAHAEELLTSGKSVSEAACLSGFNNYSNFIRTFRKVAGITPGQYAKEHNR, from the coding sequence GTGGAAAATAATAATAGCAGATTTGATCCTTTGGAAAAAGAAATCCATGGAACACACTTAAAAGAGGTACCTTATGAAATGGTACCTTATCATAGACATAATGGATATGAAATATATTTATTCTTAAAAGGTAATATTCTCTATTATATAGAAGATCACTGTTATAACTTAGAGAAAGGTGATCTAGTGATATTAAACAAAAAGGAAATGCATAGAGCAGTTCCTCTGGATAAGAACCTCTATGAGCGTATTTCTATATATATATCTGAAACTTATATTAATAAATTATCTAGTGAAAGAACAAATTTAGCTACATGTTTTAATATGAGGAATGCTGGTGAAAATAATTTGATAAGACTATCGCCTGCTGAATGTCTGGATTTTGTTAAATTAGCTGATTGTTTAATTGAAGCTGAAAAAGAAAATAGATTTGGTGATGATATATTGATTAGGTCATGTGTAGAACAATTACTCTTATTAACTAACAAGGCATATATAAAATCTAATCAAATCTCAAAATCTAATTATATTTCAAATAATGTTATGCCAGATTTAGTCAAAAATGTAATGAAATATATTGAAGAAAACATACAGGATGATATCAGATTAGATGATATCAGTGAAAAGTTTTATTTGAGTGGTACACATATAAGTAGAAAGTTTAAGAAACATACAGGTTTGACAATAAGGTCATACATTGTAGAACGTAGAGTGGCTCATGCAGAGGAATTGTTAACTTCAGGAAAGAGTGTATCCGAAGCAGCTTGCCTGTCTGGTTTTAATAATTATTCTAATTTCATCAGAACATTTCGTAAAGTTGCAGGAATAACACCAGGACAATATGCTAAAGAGCATAATAGATAA